TTAACTACATATTTCTTCGGTCAAAACATGAAAGGGAAGTTGACTATTGAGAAATTTTTAGAGTTTCAACAGCAATTGCAAACAGAAATACTTAGTTTAGAGGTCAGTTTTGCAATATTTCAgtatacattattttattttgaaaaggCATAAATTGTTATAGTTTGAGCGAAGAAATCCTGATGAAAACGGTCGAATAACTGAAGTAGATTTCACAGAATTATTGCTTGCATATGCTGGATATCCTGCCACAAAAAAAGCGAAGATTAGGAAAACTGTAAAAAAGcggtatacacacacacatatatatatatttataattaatgtaaatataatttctacataaaaagtgaaatatttcaataatgtattttattttttcagctTTAAGGATAATCCAAAGGGAATAGACAAAAACGAATATCTgaagttttttcattttttaaataatatcaatGATGTGGATACAGCACTGACATTTTATCATATTGCTGGAGCATCAATTGATCCAGGTCtttcataatatttaaaaataatatttttgtcataaattaaattctattcgttctattttttaaattaaatctcTTTAACTTTATAACTTATAACTTTATATCTTTTACAGCTACCCTAAAACATGTAGCAAAAACAGTGGCTCATGTTGATCTGAGTGACCATGTAATACAAGTGGTTTACAttatttttgatgaaaacagTTAGttgattataatattaaataatttaatgtttgatatttattatttatatgacatactgttattaaaattttatgaatCATATAagtctttatattttaatatataacaaatttagCTTTATATTGTTAGACATATTATGTAAAAGTTTCTATTTAGTAAGAAGTAATGTATGTTATGATATTTCTACGTAGATACTAACAATCTCCTTAATATAAGGTACAAAACATTCTGTACATTATAAGATTGATTAATTTTgaagtaataatattttttgtttatttctaGTGGACGGCCAATTGAGTAACAAAGAATTTGTTGCTGTAATGAAAAATAGGGTTCTAAGAGGATTAGAGAAGTCAAAAGATACTGGTTTTGTCAAGCTAATTGAATCAATggtaaaatgtttaaaaatcagTTATAATATGCATTTTGATAATTAAAGCAAAATTAAGAGGTTTCTGGCTTTTTTATCATATACGTTTAAAATGGAATTAATTATTGATTTATCTCATTCAGAATTTATCATTACTAATCGCTATTTATTCACTAAGAAATAAACATAATGTATGAGAAAAACTGTTACATACATACTTCTTTTAATATCTCCtataatatctttttttatatatctgatatgtcaaacaaatATATTACTTTATGGTAAACTAAAAATGTTTTGTTCAATTAATTGCATATATTAACTCATTAGGTCAGTCATTAAAAACAATGCTACAGTATTGAGAGTTTTATTTCTTGCACCTTTCACAGCACAGTTTATATTCTCGAACGAGTTAGATCATCCTTCCACCCCTATTTTCATCTCATTGATTTATGATTCGTCTGAATCTACGAAAGTTGTTTggattattttcttcttttggcAGCATTGGTGATAGGAGAAACGGAATTTAGAAATCTCCTGTTTTCCTAGACTCATCTCGAATTAACTAAGTGAGATATATTCATCcatatacatacaatatacGTATATCCAACGATAAGTATCATTACATAATTTACCGATCTCTGTACTTTCTGCAAAGATACTTACGTTGATACCATTTCATAGAACATGAGTTGCATTTTATGGATAGAGTTGATAGAGGGAGATTTAAATTACATCTATTGTTATGCCACTTCGaataattaaagttaaaatatctccTAAACTAATggtttttttatataaattggcttttttttatactgaattacgagctagaaagaaaacaaatttgATGTGCATATATCCTCAATGCATCCTGTTATAAACAAAAACTAATCACGCCGAATTATGCCTTCCTTGAAACCATTCAATTTTTACCTGAAACATGTTTCACTAAAATCATTACTTACGCAGTAATCGAAGCGATCCCAGTTATTTGCTCCATACTGTATATATAATGaggaattattttcatttcaaaattaagtacaataaaaatttatttaattacataaaactaaataaagtttgcaaattaattacatatatatctaattttgttattattataataatttataacattaataAAAGTTTTAGAACAAATAGTTGCCTTATGGTTCTTAAATCTCgaatttcttataattttccACTATTTAAAAAAGGCCTTTGCACTTAAGATAGGTGAAATATAGgttgcaaaaatttcattgtatAGTCATCTTATGATTTGTACTGATTTGTTAtgatttgtaaaataattactTTTGTGTATGATCTTGATATGCTCAAAATCTCTACCTTTCTAAAGGAATAAACAAATATTAaggtaatatataaaaattgaagcAATATCAAGTATTTAGGAATGACTGACAACTAGTCTTTGTATGTAATGTGAAAttgcatttcattttcatttaataGAATGTATTCATTTTGTTCTAAAATCATGTTCTATGAGTTACGTATATTCACAGGAAATTTGTTTGTACATTTCTACAattcgtaaaaaaaaattattcccTTGTAAATAATGGTGCCATTAGCTTCGTTAATTCGAGATTagtctatacatatacatatatacacgtaCATCATACACGCAtgtatacatacgtacgtacattCATTCACAGTACATCTCATTAAATATAAGTGCAACATTCTCTTATCAATAATATGTGAAAGAAATATGCTGGCAATTGCTAAATCATTCAGTTACATAactaacatattacattatgtaTCGTGACTCGCGATAATGGTAATTGAATAAGGAAATGCTATTTTTCCTTAATTAAATAATCTGAAATGTAATGTTTCACCCGAATTAAAAATTTTCGTGCATTATTTTTCTCTGAACATTaaatatgttaataaaacgATTATATAACTATCGTTTTCACAGaaaatttgttttaatttaGAATATTAGTAAAAAGTTAATAACTTAGAAAGATTTAGCAATACAAAAATTAATTCTTATTTGCAAATTTTTTTATGGAATAAATATGAATGTTACATAGTAATTAGAATAACAATTGTATCAACATCAATATGTAATTTTTTGTAAGATCAAGAACAGAATAACTGTACTGTCATATGATATTTAGTGAGACATTCTGTACATAATATATTGCTTCATAAAGGGTGGTATATTCCAAAGATGTAAAATTCTTGCATAAAAAATAAGAtgacattaaaaatatttttatggtcATTATGGAAATTACGTTTCTGTCGTAATAATAATTGTAGCTCTGCATTACAAGAGgcaaacaatttttatacacacatgtatataatatgtagactaataatttaatttttctatttcaatCACTTCAATGATAAGAGTTagtaaacaaaaaaagaaattagaatTATCAACACACACTACCTTACTTGAAATCAACCCTCGTTATAGAACTAAAATAATGTAAGTATACCGCTACCATCATAAAAAAGTAACAGAATTGGATTAAAAGAACCAAAACTCATCTTATTTTGAGCGTATGAATTTCTTGTTTTGGATACACCATACCttatgaaatatatgtatattatattgctTTATATTACGTAGATGATAAGTCATAATTCGtaatttattgtaaaatttctGCCCAAAATATGACGGTATTTACAAAATCATTCCGACCAAAGAGGAAATATTTTACTAGCTAATTattatgaagaaaatattacatttaaaatatataggtCGCACAAGACGCGATTCATTAAAAAACCAAATTTCACAAAATATATAGGCTTCAATACTAAATCAGAAAGTTTCCAAAATTTGGCATCTCATTGGAGATAAGTAAATATGTGAATAAAAAATAACTAAGCAAAGAAtttagaattataaaatttgaaCAGTTTGAATTCTCAAAACgacttttaaaatattgtaaaatcaaataaataaaaattcttaggACAAAAAAACACTAGAAAAACAAAATTTGTTGAAGTTAATTTAACCGACGAACGCAAAAAGATACTGCAACTAATACGAATAACAATAattatcataataataataaaataataataataattacaattgaattatatttaaatgCATTAACATTTCTTAAAACAAGAATAACATTCATTCCTACaaacatatacgtacatatatgtatacatgtatataattaccaatatacatacatatatatggacATATGCACataaatatgtgtatatattatatatatgtatatacacatgtatgtatatacatatatatatatggttttTTATATCTCTAGGTGTTTCATTCTAATTAACCGATCAAACAATCGTTTTTAAGAGGTTCGTATTTTTTGAACACAGTTCGCGATTGCTAAACACTTTCACTGTAATAAACAATGACTTCTGTGTGTTAAGATTTGTTtgtttcttcttctgtattCATTTAACTCCAAAATAAATTCCTCTATTATTATTTCACTTGAGTCTTAAGATGTTGCAAGAATTCGTAATAACTCAAAGAATTCTCAAAACGATCTTCAACTAATCGTTCAATAAAAAGCGTCCTGAAGTGACTGTCATccctgaaaataaaaaattacacatTTTATACATACATTCTATTGAGTTACATATTTTAAGACTAAAAATAAGAAACTTACCGAATAATTTGTATAGAAGCTGGATAAGGTTTCTCCTCTTGCaaactaaatataaaatttcgtaACCTTTCGCTTTCGGGTGTCTCAATCTCTGGTAACTCATActgaaaacaaaaatatttttcttttatttcctatattaaataataacataatattaaGAAGGAGATGTAATATATAAAAGCTAAGTTTTGTCTAaactaaatattaaattactgATCAATTATGTAAGTATGAACTTACAAGTTCTTCTGGTATCGAGGGAAAAGCAGAGACTCCAAGAACATTACAACAAAACGAAGGATGAATATTTTTGCCGATTAAGATAAATATTCGATCACCAATGTCCATTAAGAAAGCACCCCGAGAATCAAGTTTTTCTGCAGAAAGATGCAGTCTAGGTGGTTGTGGGCATAATTTCCCATCGATATCTTTCGCATTTCGATCTTCAAGTGCGTGAACAGGATACAAATCTGGATAAATCATTTGAATTAATTGAAACAGTGGTAGAGTTTTCAACTGGCACATTGCGAACACCCGGTCATCAAGTCTCGTGTTTGTTCCTGACCTGAAGGCAACCTAAaaaattattactttttaattataaagaaatggaaaataaaatatcacATGGTTATTATACATTATCAAAATGAATATTATAAGACATGAATTGTTAAATTGTTTTGTACGATATGTAAAAGATATTAGTGAAAAATACTTTGCAGTAGCACAATTATTAAGACTATATATATGATGTATATAAAACATATACTTATGTTATCATATAAAAAATATGAGTCTTTAGATAACGCGTACACATTTGAGCAGAGCAATAATATGAAGAGGCAGTAGTTTTAAGCTTGCTGGAGCAAGAAGTCCACCAGAGGCCACTGATTGAGACAATTTGTAGGCTGATAAAACATCTATGGCAACATTTATCAGAGCGTCCCTTGCATCAGATAAAGAGGACTGTTGAGATCTGTCTACAGCTATAAAagcataaataataaaaatactatacaaaGAATATGTCAAAAAATTATGAGTACATGTAtaatagtataaaaatataaacaataaaagaGATTGTAACATTCTTGAAAGTATACTcattttttgtatatatttgtcgggtttacattagaattagggttaggggcgtgaaacgaatgtttatttggattacacattgtcgttatgaaatagagaagacattgactagtgcaaatacaattattacaggacttgacaagtaaccgtggtactTAGATACTCGgaaagctaatgacaatgatcctaggttcaataacgaatccgtggtcaacgggataacaggatgcgctttcttccaaagcccaaatcgtactcgacttgcttggctacggtggaagtataactaaactaactctttattaaaacgtggaatatccaccgagcgtacagacgctaagtaactcgctaatacgactcACGAGAGAATAaatttccgtcgcgatgatgctgcagaggaaaactatgatggggcgtgtttaaggacacgagatcatcggattcgtcgagggtAGCCTTTGTTCAGAAAATGaaggaaattgacgttgctgttaattggtcaatttccatgttggtggctAGAAAaggctagccgccctcgagggaaagctgCACGTGTACTGTGGaaatgcatcgacatctggcaatcatcttatttgaagaatagggtctgtaagtggcaagctacgggacagagaccgttggaatatttactgtcgggtgttacaactatttcctttttaaggagagctatagaattactccatgcctctGCCAGACAAAGctttcatcccgtgaccgcggctacgttcggcgactggttgtcgcctcgagcccaagctcattatcacaaatctcgaacaaatacaatcggatcgaatgacaattgttcaattacgcctatgatagaatctagattacggtgttaagggattttcccgaagttccaaagggaaggctccgatgtcctttcatctccgacatatttatatactttCTTGCCATAAAATGTagtaaaacaaatttcaatCAATAAACAATCAAGTTTTTAATATCTGTGCTATTTAACGAAGTACTATAAATACTGTATAAAAAACTGTATATTACCAAGAAAGAAATCTTACCCATTTTAGAAAGTAGGCCCACTATGCATTGTTGATCAGCGGAATGCAGAACATCCGATAAGGTAGATACTACCGGTAGGCATAATGTGTGTACCCTAATTCTTCTTTCAcctaaaatacattttttaaattttgtcatTTCTAGTTCTATCATAGGAgtgttttaatatataacattttaatatatattctcAAGAATTAAATAGAATATTGTAAATAACACAGGACCTCACAACATTGTAGTTATTTTTATGTAAGATAGTCGAAATAAACAAAATAGTTTTTGTTGCATGAAAgtaatgataaataatataaatactatacgtgatatttcttaatattttcataatcttttgtcataaataataatacaaaaatatatctaCCTTTACTTGAGGTATAAAGTAAAGCTGCCTGGAAACAGACGTTTTGCACATCTGAAAGATTCTCTTCTATAGAGATTTGCATTCCAAAACCAGCATCCGGATTGACGTTAGGCAAACTAAGCAGGTCAGTTGACCTTACAAAGAAATTTCCATGGAAAGTATGAATGCTCAGTCCTCGTGTACATCGTATTCTCATCACTGCTTCAAAACCGATCTTTCTGGTAATATAACGTCTCAGTATTCTATCGAGAGTTTCCGCGTGTTGTGGTTTCGAACCCCGGAATAGAGGAAGATGGTATATACAACCTCCAGAGAATTTGCACATACccgctataaaataaaatttgtatttgtttaaCTTTTATTGTTTCTATTTTTTAGTACAGTTAACTTTAACCATCTTTTTAGTTATACGGAcgttaataaatttattaaatacttaaaatttatgataagagaagaaaaaatttctatgcataaatgataaaaatcttGATATATCTCCAATAGTTTTGCATTAATAATACATTGAAATATCACTAATTGGTAAACAATACAGAGaataaattaatacatacaAAGAGTAGCTAGGTCACAGTATTGACAGTTTAATAGGAATAGATCGACTGCAATTTGCTGTCCGCTGCAATCTAGCGCCAACCTTTTATAAAAATCTGTAACTGGATTTAAATGTGGTACATCTTTACTCCCTCTACTATTTGGGTCCTCTCTTGCTTGCAATAATCCTGGACCTATATTTGGCAAGCAAGTTTGGAAGACAGTCACACGTCCACCAGTTGGTGACtaaaataggaaaaaataaGATTTTGGCGACTGAGCTAAAAAATTccacttattttttatatattctttgtcttCTACTTAGTAATACATTTATTGTTATTGGTTTATCTTTAATATTAGATCTTATTGTAAAGATTCTTTAAGATAATCTAACATACTCTTTCACAAAATctgtttaaattaaataattcaaaCTACTTAATTATTCTCTGAATGGATAAATATACTTTTCGCGTACCATAAGTTTATACGCAGCTTGTAACGCCGCACCCAAAGCATTATTTGTATCATGAGTTCCTTGAAATTTTGTGGGCAATTGAGCCAATAAATCTCTTACTAATTCTTCTCGTTCTTTTAAATTGACAATTAAATTTTCCGGACATGGAAGAAACACATCTGCATAAAGATTTCTTACAATTAGACACATATGTTAGTAGTTAAATATAACAGTTAAATATATACTTCAAACTCAATATGTAAAATAAGTTTAAAAAGTAAAATGAGTATGATTTTACCATCAATGTCAAGCATGATCATTTCCTGAGGTTGTGATACATTGTCAGGTATGCCAAAGAAGTGTATTGCAGAATCTACTGctaaaaatccaatttgtgtCCTACTATCGCCAGGCAGCCTTGATAATTCTTCTGAAATTACGTTGCACACTATGGTCAAGTAACCGCTCTCAACTGCCAGTCTCGAAACGTCCAAAACAAACAGATATACAGCTGGCTGTGGTGGACGTAGCTTAAACATATgtattgttttaattatttacttttcCACATTTCACATTACTTCCAACTTTTAATTTTAACTTTGATTTTAAgaataattcaataataattATGCAATTTCTATCATTATGAAATATatgttaaaagaaaaatttttttatataaatcatttttataaaaatatcaacaaacaaatatttgaatatttgattgaacgatataattatgaatgaattatatattaatttttcaaattttttaccaTGTATTCACTAGGTGCAATAAACTCAATCGTACTAGTTTTTACTTCTGGTCTTCTTGATGGATCTCCGTATGATTTTGTTACGGGATCGAACTGAAATTCGTCTGgtactataaaaataatattcgtatAAATTTCGGAAcatgtaaaatttaatattttaacacaATAACAAAGtgaacaaaatattaaaatataacaattgaataaaaataacttAAAATACACAAATTTATGCTTACATTCGTTTACTCTATAACAAAGATTACACTTCCATCTTTTTGAGTCATTGAAGTATACAAATGGATTAATATATGTTCTGCAAGCACGACATCTAACTATTGTACTGCATTGTATCACTGGTAAATGCTGGAGGTACAACAACGCTTCGTTACTAATAAATTTATACACTATATGTTCAAATTAAACAACAAAATGTTTTACTTACATTTAAATCTCTGAAGGGATGTATTAAAACTCCTAAAGGCAACCTAGATTTCTGCAGTAAAGTATTTGACTCGGGAATCTTCGTGAGTGTGCAGCGGAAAATGCTGAAAAAGGGACAAAATCGttaaaaagtaaaattagaaaattaactAATCTCACTGGGTCATAATAAATTAACTAACTGTTCATTAATTgagtaataaattaaataaataacaataatggAAATATTACTTATATTTAACAACTCAATCTGCCTAATAAATCATTGTAGAAAGTACTTACTCGGGACTACAATTAACACTGTCTAAAAACTCTTGGTGAAGTTTAATTTTTGGTGGTTCTACTTTCTCTGTTGGGAGGACATTCCTACATTGCAAAAGATCAACAGTTTCCATTCCCTGAAAAAAAGGCAATAATAAGTAAAAAGAATACAATTATTGCTAAATTGCTTCAAAATAACAGATAATACTAATAACTATTTGACAAACATTATTACATGATTAGAACGAATAGccattatatataattagtgATAAAATATAGAACTATTTAATCAATCTTTCTTGTATTACTTACccaaaatttattgtagccaTGTTGCGTGACAGTCATCATATTCATTTGACTATTTAAGTGATTCATTTGATCAGGATATGTTTCTGAGTATCGCTTATTCATTGGATCTGGTGGCATACTACTCATTGGATTTGGTGGTTGATTTGGATACTAAAAGAAAAATAGACACAAACTGTATATTAATTATCGTTGTAAATAgtatacataaaaataattttgtttgatgtcagtttttaaattataaaaacataCAAATCAAATCAGTACTTTcagtaatttaataatttttatgtataGTTATATTTCAAATCTgtcattaaataataatttattagaaataatgGAGAAACGCAGTTGCAGATACTTGGTAACAAGGATGAAAAACAAAGATATAAGACTGCTAGTAAAATACAGATGTGGAAACAAAACTAAAACTAAAGATTATTggaaagagaatgaagaaaaaaatacaGAATCTGTAGGAAGTGGAAGAAGACAATGAGATACGTGTTACAAGTGTGTGAGGAAGaccaaaatttgaagaagacCTGAAAATGATATTAGGAGAAATGGGACAgggaataaaaatattgaagaGAATAGAGAAGGCAAGGGAGGGAAAAGGCataagggagagagaaagaacaaAGGAGGGAATTAAGGAAAACAATATGTAAATGTAGAAATCTTAGAATAGTCCATAggtaaaatatatagaatgtatatatataaataaaaatgaagatgAGAAAAGATGAACAAAAAGTGTGGAAGTATAAGAGTCAATAGTACAAGATACAAGATATAAAGCCCTAAGTCGAtactatgtataataaataagtaaataataataatttattataattatttaaaaagtctATTATTACACGAGCCAAAATTAATGAAATGTTGAACAAGAACAGGAAGAATCattttttatcaattaaaaGATTTTGCATTTTATACTTAATgtctaatttttataatatacatataaaatgacAAAATTACTTAAAAGCTCTTGTATTTACTTACCCATACTTTATTGTAGCCATGCTGTGGAAGAGGCATCGCGTT
This genomic stretch from Bombus vancouverensis nearcticus chromosome 16, iyBomVanc1_principal, whole genome shotgun sequence harbors:
- the Sec24AB gene encoding protein transport protein Sec24AB isoform X2, yielding MSMPPDSMNKRYSEPYPDQMNHVNSQMNAMPLPQHGYNKVWYPNQPPNPMSSMPPDPMNKRYSETYPDQMNHLNSQMNMMTVTQHGYNKFWGMETVDLLQCRNVLPTEKVEPPKIKLHQEFLDSVNCSPDIFRCTLTKIPESNTLLQKSRLPLGVLIHPFRDLNHLPVIQCSTIVRCRACRTYINPFVYFNDSKRWKCNLCYRVNELPDEFQFDPVTKSYGDPSRRPEVKTSTIEFIAPSEYMLRPPQPAVYLFVLDVSRLAVESGYLTIVCNVISEELSRLPGDSRTQIGFLAVDSAIHFFGIPDNVSQPQEMIMLDIDDVFLPCPENLIVNLKEREELVRDLLAQLPTKFQGTHDTNNALGAALQAAYKLMSPTGGRVTVFQTCLPNIGPGLLQAREDPNSRGSKDVPHLNPVTDFYKRLALDCSGQQIAVDLFLLNCQYCDLATLSGMCKFSGGCIYHLPLFRGSKPQHAETLDRILRRYITRKIGFEAVMRIRCTRGLSIHTFHGNFFVRSTDLLSLPNVNPDAGFGMQISIEENLSDVQNVCFQAALLYTSSKGERRIRVHTLCLPVVSTLSDVLHSADQQCIVGLLSKMAVDRSQQSSLSDARDALINVAIDVLSAYKLSQSVASGGLLAPASLKLLPLHIIALLKCVAFRSGTNTRLDDRVFAMCQLKTLPLFQLIQMIYPDLYPVHALEDRNAKDIDGKLCPQPPRLHLSAEKLDSRGAFLMDIGDRIFILIGKNIHPSFCCNVLGVSAFPSIPEELYELPEIETPESERLRNFIFSLQEEKPYPASIQIIRDDSHFRTLFIERLVEDRFENSLSYYEFLQHLKTQVK
- the Sec24AB gene encoding protein transport protein Sec24AB isoform X1, which produces MSMPPDSMKRYSESHPDQMNHLNNQMNMMPPPQHGYNKLLYPSQSPNPMSMPPDSMNKRYSEPYPDQMNHVNSQMNAMPLPQHGYNKVWYPNQPPNPMSSMPPDPMNKRYSETYPDQMNHLNSQMNMMTVTQHGYNKFWGMETVDLLQCRNVLPTEKVEPPKIKLHQEFLDSVNCSPDIFRCTLTKIPESNTLLQKSRLPLGVLIHPFRDLNHLPVIQCSTIVRCRACRTYINPFVYFNDSKRWKCNLCYRVNELPDEFQFDPVTKSYGDPSRRPEVKTSTIEFIAPSEYMLRPPQPAVYLFVLDVSRLAVESGYLTIVCNVISEELSRLPGDSRTQIGFLAVDSAIHFFGIPDNVSQPQEMIMLDIDDVFLPCPENLIVNLKEREELVRDLLAQLPTKFQGTHDTNNALGAALQAAYKLMSPTGGRVTVFQTCLPNIGPGLLQAREDPNSRGSKDVPHLNPVTDFYKRLALDCSGQQIAVDLFLLNCQYCDLATLSGMCKFSGGCIYHLPLFRGSKPQHAETLDRILRRYITRKIGFEAVMRIRCTRGLSIHTFHGNFFVRSTDLLSLPNVNPDAGFGMQISIEENLSDVQNVCFQAALLYTSSKGERRIRVHTLCLPVVSTLSDVLHSADQQCIVGLLSKMAVDRSQQSSLSDARDALINVAIDVLSAYKLSQSVASGGLLAPASLKLLPLHIIALLKCVAFRSGTNTRLDDRVFAMCQLKTLPLFQLIQMIYPDLYPVHALEDRNAKDIDGKLCPQPPRLHLSAEKLDSRGAFLMDIGDRIFILIGKNIHPSFCCNVLGVSAFPSIPEELYELPEIETPESERLRNFIFSLQEEKPYPASIQIIRDDSHFRTLFIERLVEDRFENSLSYYEFLQHLKTQVK